GGACGTAGGCTTGAATCCTTCCGTAGGTATCCTTAATGTGGAAGAACGCACTTTTACCGTGTTCCCTGATCGACATGATACGACCAGCGGTGGAAACCTTCTTATCCGTTACCTCGCCGTTTTGTAAGTACTGGAACTGTTCTCTGATGTCCTGAGTGGTGTGCGTTTTGTTGTATTTGTACGGGTATGGATTGATTCCTGCTTTTCGTAGTTCTTCGATCTCTTTGAGTCTTTCTTCTCTGAACTTTCTTAACAAACGTATCCCTCCAATCACTGTCCAGATATATCCACTATTTGATATTTTACGATTCCTTTTGGAGCTTTAATCTTCACTGTCTGCCCTTTCTTCGCGCCGTTGATGCTCCTACCAAGTGGGGACTCAACACTAATTTTGTTTGAAAAGATGTCCGCTTCCTGCGGGTTTACAAGTTGAACTTTCAACTCTTCACCGGTATCGAGGTTCTTGAGGAGTACCCAGTCGCCGAGGTTGACGACAGAGTAATCACTGTTTGCTTCAGAGATGATCTCAGCGTTCATGAGCATCTGCTCGAGCTCGTTGATCCTTGAGGCAATCCTTCCCTGTTCGTTTTTCGCTTCTTGGTACTCCGAGTTCTCGGAAAGGTCTCCAAGTTCACGAGCTGCCTTTATCCTCTCGGGAATCTCAAACATCAGCTGTCTTTTCAGTTCATCAAGCTCTTGCTTGAGTTTTTCGTAACCTTGCTTTGTGAGTTTTACCTTTTCCATACTCCATACCCCTCCTGATGTATGAACCTATTGTGCTATTAAACTTTACGTTATTTACCTTCTTTTCCATATTCGTTGTCACTGTGTTCGCTGTGCGAACCGAGGAGTTCCATCCCCCTGAGTTCTTTTATTACCTCGATAAACTGATCTATCTCACGGAAATCCTTGTAAACGGAGGCGAACCTGACGTAAGCAACTTGGTCCACGTTCTTAATCTCCTCCATCACCATTCTCCCTATTAGCTCCGTACTCACTTCGAGAACCCCAGTCTTTTGGAGCCTCGATACCACGTTGTCCACGATCCGTTCGATATCTTCGGTTGTTACAGGTCGTTTTTCGAAGGCTTTCAGCAAGCCGTTGAGTATCTTGCGCCTGTCAAATTTCTCACGTCTACCATCCTTCTTTATCACCGTAATAGGACCCGTTTCGTATCGCTCGTACGTGGTGAAACGCGCGTGACAGCTGGGACATTCTCTGCGTCTTCGAACAACACGTCCTTCGCTAAGTTCGCGCGAATCAAGCACTCTCGTATCCTCAAATCCGCAAAAAGGACAACGCATCTTTTCACCTCGTACCAAAACCGACTGAATTTACTCCGATTGGACCACCATATCCTCGCTACGAGTCTTTCTTTTCTTAGTACGCACAGTTCCGAGTTGCTTTAACAATTCGTCCAACTCTTGAGAACTTCCAAGTTGCGCATTTTCCAAGTGCTTAGCGAGTCTCATTATCCTTCTCAATCTTGTGTAAACCATCGTCTTCGACAGAGGGGGATCAAGCTGCTGTCCGAGTTCCGAGAGTGGTAGATCCGCGAACTCGAGTCGAGCGAGTGCCACCTTTCTAAGTTCCTCCGGCAGTCGTTCCAATCCGATTTTTTCTTGGACGAGATTGATCGCTTCTATTTGTTTTGCAGCACTCTCTCCGCTTCTCTTGGCATTGGCAGAAATGAAGTTCAAGCTCCGGTTTATGTCGCACTTTATTTCCCTTGAGCTGACTATCTTTTCAAACTGTGCCGCCGATCTTTGTGCTCCCATGAGTTCGAGTAATTCCTGTATATCCTTGCCGCGTTTTACAAAGTACCGATATGCGTAACTACCCATCCTCGTAACGTTACCGGAGATGCCCATGTACTCGGCCAACGTTTGATCAAGGTATCGTAGCAATTCCTCGTTCTGCGAGACAATTTCGAAGTGGTAATGCTTGGCCGGATCGGTCACAGAACCACAGGAAACAAATAATCCTCTCAAAAACGCACCGAGAAAGCCGATATCATCGCTGAGGAATTTTGGGATTTCGAGTACGGAAATTTCGAGTTTTTCCAAAATGCCCAGCGGAACGAATATCTGAACCCTTTTGCGTTTCATTCTGTTTTTAAGTAACGTCAGACGTTTCTTATCTATCCCCAGAAAATGGAGTAAATTCATCACCCTCCTTGCCGCCGGTATGAAGCCAACCTCGAGGGTGACGTAAGAATCTACGTTACTCTTCACAATTAGGCCTCTACCTTTCAAATAACCAACAAGCTCAGCTTCCGCCTCCTCGGGGCTGAGCACCTCGACTTGACAAAGTTCACTTTTCACTTCTTCCGAAAAAGTGTACTTCACTAGACCACCTCGTGGGATTATTCAACGATACTCACAAGCGATCAATTGCCCATCTGGTGTGCGTTACTTCACGTTGACTTTGCGTAATGCTATGTTTACGACGGCCTGCGCCGTCAACAGTGGATCGTGTCTGATCCTGTAATCTTCGTCGAGCACTACGGAGGAAAAATGGCCGAATATAATTCTATCATGAAAGACGTCAATTGTCACGGGTTCGGATCCCTTCTCCCGATATTTTTCAAGGACCTTATCATCTTTTGGGGGATAAGAGTGTATGATGTAATCCATCGTGCATCCAGCGAATTTTTCCACCTCTTCGATGTGCTTTCTCAACGTGTATCCGGTCGTTTCGCCTGGTTGGGTCATGATATTTGAAATGTAGATTTTAACCGCGCTGCTTTGCGCAACAACCTGGCTCAAACCTTCAACCAAGAAATTCGCAATGATGCTTGTGTACAAACTACCTGGACCCAGAACGATAATATCCGCTTCCTCAACAGCTTGTTTGACAGCCGGATTTAGCTTCAGTGGACTTTCAAGTGTTACGTTCTTTATCGCGAATCCCGTTTCCTTTCCGTAAGCAACGATGTGCGTTTCACCTTTTACTATAGCACCATCCTCAAATTCCGCAAC
The sequence above is a segment of the Fervidobacterium thailandense genome. Coding sequences within it:
- the nrdR gene encoding transcriptional regulator NrdR, whose protein sequence is MRCPFCGFEDTRVLDSRELSEGRVVRRRRECPSCHARFTTYERYETGPITVIKKDGRREKFDRRKILNGLLKAFEKRPVTTEDIERIVDNVVSRLQKTGVLEVSTELIGRMVMEEIKNVDQVAYVRFASVYKDFREIDQFIEVIKELRGMELLGSHSEHSDNEYGKEGK
- a CDS encoding gluconeogenesis factor YvcK family protein, with the translated sequence MRIVAIGGGTGLSTLLRGLKNFSVDLTAVVTVTDEGGSSGILREELSVPPPGDIRNNLVALASDENILGQVFNYRFKNGSLNGHTVGNIILAALTKITGSFTEAIAKVSDILAVKGRVLPVSNDMGRLVAEFEDGAIVKGETHIVAYGKETGFAIKNVTLESPLKLNPAVKQAVEEADIIVLGPGSLYTSIIANFLVEGLSQVVAQSSAVKIYISNIMTQPGETTGYTLRKHIEEVEKFAGCTMDYIIHSYPPKDDKVLEKYREKGSEPVTIDVFHDRIIFGHFSSVVLDEDYRIRHDPLLTAQAVVNIALRKVNVK
- the whiA gene encoding DNA-binding protein WhiA; this encodes MKYTFSEEVKSELCQVEVLSPEEAEAELVGYLKGRGLIVKSNVDSYVTLEVGFIPAARRVMNLLHFLGIDKKRLTLLKNRMKRKRVQIFVPLGILEKLEISVLEIPKFLSDDIGFLGAFLRGLFVSCGSVTDPAKHYHFEIVSQNEELLRYLDQTLAEYMGISGNVTRMGSYAYRYFVKRGKDIQELLELMGAQRSAAQFEKIVSSREIKCDINRSLNFISANAKRSGESAAKQIEAINLVQEKIGLERLPEELRKVALARLEFADLPLSELGQQLDPPLSKTMVYTRLRRIMRLAKHLENAQLGSSQELDELLKQLGTVRTKKRKTRSEDMVVQSE
- the greA gene encoding transcription elongation factor GreA; the encoded protein is MEKVKLTKQGYEKLKQELDELKRQLMFEIPERIKAARELGDLSENSEYQEAKNEQGRIASRINELEQMLMNAEIISEANSDYSVVNLGDWVLLKNLDTGEELKVQLVNPQEADIFSNKISVESPLGRSINGAKKGQTVKIKAPKGIVKYQIVDISGQ